One Ornithorhynchus anatinus isolate Pmale09 chromosome 2, mOrnAna1.pri.v4, whole genome shotgun sequence DNA segment encodes these proteins:
- the LOC114806359 gene encoding LOW QUALITY PROTEIN: serine/arginine-rich splicing factor 9-like (The sequence of the model RefSeq protein was modified relative to this genomic sequence to represent the inferred CDS: inserted 2 bases in 1 codon; deleted 1 base in 1 codon) encodes MWSPVLRSPCPGLPPSGSWQDLKDHMREAGDVCYADVQKDGVGVVEFLRKEYTEYALRKLDDTKFRSHEGEISYIXVCPERSMRHGYSRSLSGPRGRDSPFQNGGSPRCGSTEQS; translated from the exons ATGTGGTCTCCGGTTTTGCGTTCTCCGTGCCCAGGGCTCCCTCCGTCAGGCAGCTGGCAGGACCTGAAGGATCACATGCGAGAAGCGGGGGATGTCTGTTATGCAGACGTACAGAAAGATGGCGTGGGGGTAGTTGAGTTCCTCCGCAAGGAATATACGGAATATGCCCTCCGCAAACTGGATGACACCAAATTCCGCTCTCACGAG GGCGAAATTTCCTATAT AGTCTGTCCAGAAAGAAGCATGCGCCACGGCTACTCCCGTTCCCTTtcggggccgagg ggccgcgATTCTCCATTCCAAAATGGGGGCTCCCCCCGTTGCGGCAGTACTGAGCAAAGTTGA